Genomic segment of Benincasa hispida cultivar B227 chromosome 1, ASM972705v1, whole genome shotgun sequence:
aagaaaaagagatagaaGAATGTTCTGGTCTATGCACTCATTTCCTGCAGTGTTATTTTAACATGTTTTACACGCTTTCTTTCTCCAGTTGAGTTGAAGAAACAAAGTTCATGCTTGATACAACTTATCAATAAGTCTGAGCAACATATTGCTTTCAAGGTGAAGTATTCAAAATGGATCAAACAAAATCTATTTCCTGCCAATACCATACCTTGTCAATTAGATTTTTTTCCCCGATAGGGtccaaaattgaaaagaatCTTAAAGCCTTGTTTAGCTGCCGTGTTTAATATACAAACTTTGTTCGCAGGTAAAAACTACATCTCCCAAGAAGTACTGTGTGCGACCCAATACTGGCATTATTAAGCCCAAGGATACGTGTGACTTCACAGGTATCTCTGCCTGTCATTCCTTCAAAATGTTGGTGGTGTTAATATGGAGTTGGCTGGTAGATATCATATAACTATCTACTGCTTTCTTTACACAAAACTGCCAATCCGTCTTAAACCATTTCAAAGATGTAATAAAATGGACAATTAGATGCCACTTCAAAAGGCTCTGAATAGTTTCTTTTcagtaattatttatttttattttgtgtatCCATTCTCTGATTTCAACTCTCTCACTCTTGGATCTATTCAGTCACCATGCTAGCTCAGCGTACGGCTCCACCTGATATGCAATGCAAAGACAAGTTCCTGGTCCAAGGCACAGTCATCACCCCTGGAACATCTGAAGAGGACATCACATCTGACGTGGTAAGAATTTGTGTTTATTGCTTGCTTTACAGGCCTTTTTCTAAGATTTTTATTATGCAAGGCAGTTTGCAAAAGATACTGGCAAGCACATTGAAGAGAAGAAGCTGAAGGTTTTTCTAGTGAGCGCAACACCACCTCCTGTTTTGTTACCAATTAATGGAGAATTGAAACTAGATTCAAATAATGAAACTTCCATGCCAAGAGATAGAATGCAGACAGGAGTTGAGAACATACCTCCACCTCATAACGTAAGACTAACTGTCACCTTTCATGTGTGTATGTTGTGCTTCCGTTAAAAGTCTATTCTTTACTTCTCTCTCCCGCGCTAGTATTCACCTACTTCATTCTGATTGGAGGGCAGCTCTAGTATCAAATTTTGAGGATTTTATAATATGCATATATGTAACAGTAACATAAACATGGTTTTAAACTGAAGCGTATAGgctgtttattattattatatgtattAGTTACCTTTACTTCTGATGGAAAAACATGATTGGATCGTGgttgatttttttcatttcctgAATTTATCTCTTGATTGGAAATTGATATATTCTAGGTTGCAGAAGACTCCAATGGACTCACCTGCAACCACATAGATGAACTTAGACCAGTTGATAACCCAGTATTGCTATCTCCACCTTATAAGGTATGACCATGCAAGCAATTCCACTATGTCATATGTGCTTATATTATTTTCTTGTCAGTGTTGTCTTCTCCAGTcaatacacacacacatatatatattcttgTCCGTCCCTCTCTAGTTTTCAATTGTCAAGGGATTTCCCGTGGAGATATATGTCCGTTTACCATCATTTCATGTTTTGAATCCTCGAGTTTGTGGTCTTAATATTGCATGAAAAGCTACACGAGGTTTGAAATTCCTGCAGCGACGAGACACTTGGTTTCCATATGGTTTATCAATGTTCTGCCTTTCAAAGTATGATCGACTTTTCTCCTTGTGTGTTTGAACCATATGATGTATACCAGGTGGCCGAGGGAGTTGAGAAAATTGATACTTGTAAAGATTCTGATGAGAATAGAGCAGCTGAGGATGTT
This window contains:
- the LOC120089019 gene encoding vesicle-associated protein 2-2-like isoform X1 — its product is MTMELFEIQPAELKFTFELKKQSSCLIQLINKSEQHIAFKVKTTSPKKYCVRPNTGIIKPKDTCDFTVTMLAQRTAPPDMQCKDKFLVQGTVITPGTSEEDITSDVFAKDTGKHIEEKKLKVFLVSATPPPVLLPINGELKLDSNNETSMPRDRMQTGVENIPPPHNVAEDSNGLTCNHIDELRPVDNPVLLSPPYKVAEGVEKIDTCKDSDENRAAEDVSTRQNEDVVAGPIEHIETTPAEGIEESKLAKVLPELNLTKDFQELKSKLTLMDAELLEAEATIMRLKKERMVTSKEREMLKRDLETLRKTGQRSIQVGFPLMYVVMVAFISLLVGYFVHP
- the LOC120089019 gene encoding vesicle-associated protein 2-2-like isoform X2, with protein sequence MTMELFEIQPAELKFTFELKKQSSCLIQLINKSEQHIAFKVKTTSPKKYCVRPNTGIIKPKDTCDFTVTMLAQRTAPPDMQCKDKFLVQGTVITPGTSEEDITSDVFAKDTGKHIEEKKLKVFLVSATPPPVLLPINGELKLDSNNETSMPRDRMQTGVENIPPPHNVAEDSNGLTCNHIDELRPVDNPVLLSPPYKVAEGVEKIDTCKDSDENRAAEDVSTRQNEDVVAGPIEHIETTPAEGIEESKLAKVLPELNLTKDFQELKSKLTLMDAELLEVFKCRGVAMFMLLYLYYDEFSIYEGRKQ